From the Lactuca sativa cultivar Salinas chromosome 9, Lsat_Salinas_v11, whole genome shotgun sequence genome, the window aaaagttcaaatttatcttgaaatttttggatgttacacgcCAACAACACCACCACTCCTCATCAAACACCACCACCACAACTTCCGACATCAACCCCAACCGCACCTCCGATATATAataccatcaccaccatcactgCCATTGAACACCAACACAAACACCACCTCCAATCTAGAAATTAAACCCATAAATCGTGCCCTCATATGGAGATCTATTCTATCATGTACCACCACCTACGACATCTTTCTAACGAGAGATATgctaaagaaacacccctcaactGGGTTGCAATCTGTTAAAGATTCACATAGTAGGTGGTAGTTTATATGGGTTTGATTTCAGATGGGTTTAATTACTTCAAAAATCGATTTCATTGAACATCATGCTCGACCCTTGACTGAATAATCTTTTTCTGAGACAATCAATTATGACAAATCTCCAAGTGCATTTTGGGCTTCGAATCTTCATAAGCAAGGAAACAAATGAATCGTTTAGGGGTTGACAAACTTTTTTGGATTTGTGTTATGGGTTTCAAATGGCTGGTGTGAGACTAAACCCAACTCCTTCCTATCTGCTTTATTGGTAAGGTGGGGTGATGATTTTCATTAGAGGCACACATGTGAGAATGATGCGATGCGATGAAACATCGATGTTAGAGCAGAACAACGAAAAGATCGGGTTGGGATGGGTTTGCTGGTGACCATCATCCAAGATATAGTGGTGGCGACGAAAGGACTGTGGTGTTGAGGGGTTTTCgataaagaagaaaagaagaaggtgTCATGGCTTTTGACCTTTTATAAGAGTACATGGAGGAGGTGAAAATTATAAATGGAAAAACTAACGAACATTCCCTCGTATGCAATGCACATAGGGCATGTTAACGACACCTATAAACATACATCCACGATAAGGACAATTTGAATGCAAAGTTTCAGACAAAAAGACCATTTGCGCAAAATAAAGTTTCATAAGGATTTTTTGAAGGAAAAAATAAAAACCATAGATCATTTTTTAACTTTTGTCAAATGTAACTTTAACTAAATACTAAATAGTATCTGTTTCCTTTCTTTCCGTTTTACAATCACTACCACACGCCTTTTTATATCTTTGCTCTCTTTAGACTTTTCCATATCAAGGGTTTTGGCAAAAGTTGTGTAGTCTCGTCATTATATTGCCCTTAAAAAACAAGTAATACAGTTTACTTGATTTTATAAACCCATTTATACTGTTTAACTAGTTATACTCCTTAGTTACAATTATGCTTTTCATTGGGGATTGAAATAAACAATCTTAACAAACAACAAACGACCTCGCACTTTAAGAATACCAGAGTGGCCTCTTTTAGGCATACGAGCTAAACCCAAGTCTGTTAGATCTTTCACGAGCAGAGCTTTaacttaattaataaaataaggcTAAAAACAAGTTGAAGTCAGTGCGCGTGCCCTAAAAATTTAAATAATCTGATACACAGAGTTGTTTAGGGTTTAAACCAGCTCTACTAGTTTACAAACACTAGATACATCGGagtaaatgttttattttctaagaaacacacacacacacacacacacacacacacacacacacacatatatatatatatatatatatatatatatatatatatatatatatatatatatatatatatatatatatatatatatatatatatatatatatatattaagtacaGCATTTTTATAAGAGGCAAAGCCTAGTGAAGTAAGTAGTTGTTTAATCTAGTGCTTAATATATATTGCATTATTGATAGTGCTGCATAGTTGAGAAATTTTCAACTTCCCCCTATAACCACAAAGCTTAAAAGGGAAATTGAAAAGCCGAAATTCAAACTCGTTAAACCTCTAAAACCGAGCTAGGAAACCGAATTATAACACACAAGGGCATACCTGTATAACGATTGTGAGAACAAGAAAAAACATGAAATCATGAAAACAATGACATATATAAAGATCTTAAacaagaacatactataaagTGAAACACAGATATACTATTTCAACTTTTACTTGATAGAGAACATCATATATAAAAAACGATAATACACATTTCAATCGTGACAAACAATTTGCATTCATGCGAAAGCATTGACCGAAAATCCCCCATCAATAGCTATGGTTTGACCAGTGATGTAAGAAGCACCAGGCAGGCAAAGGAAGGCCACGAGAGAGGAAACTTCATTGGCTTCCGCAAGGCGTTTCAGAGGAGTTCTAGATGCCACAGCatcctcaaactccttaggaccAACAAGCTGCATATACTAAACAAAGCAACAACGGGATATTATTAGTCACCAAAGAAAAAAAGAACCGAAGATGAAGAAGTTAATTATAATACTTATCACTATATTACCTGTTCAACAAGGGAGGTTTTAGTGAACCATGGTGCTACACAATTTGTCCGAATCTTGTCTGTTGCCCATTCACATGCTAAATTCTTTGTAAGCTGATTTATTGCACCTGATGTAAAACACACATTAAATCTCACCCTTTTTTTCCTCAGATTCGCGCCAAAAAAACCATACCTTTGGTGGCACTGTAAATAGACCCAACGGAGGCGTGAACCAACCCTGCAACAGATGAAATGAATACAATATTTCCAGCTCCAGAAGCCTTTAGAAGAGGGTGAGCAAGTTGCGACATATGGTAACAAGATTCCAAATTGGTAGACATGAGAAAGGAATACTCTTCTGCTGTGTAATCTAAAGTGGGTTTCACGATATTCGTCCCAACATTGTTTATCTACAAGGAAAAAAGCTCGATGGAAGTGAATAATCTGACAAATGTGCAAGTTCGTAAAATTctgaaagaagaagaagacaagAGTACTTTTTAGGGTAAGAAATGGAAGAGCTTACAAGGATGTTGAGTTTGCCACcaaaaagtgaggaaactttttcGATAAACTGTTCCCGTTGGGGACGAGAAGATAAGTCGCAGACGGATCCAGTGACCTTAAAACCCTTGTCGGACCATTCTTGTAAGCGTTGGTTAAGTTCAGACTCGTTACGTGAGCAGGTGTGCACTTCTGCCCCTAACGCCGCCAGTTCCTCCACCACAGCGTAGCCGATTCCACGTGTACCACCAGTGACCAAAGCAGTCATTCCGGCTAGTGACCATCTTGAATTTCCAATCACACCAGAAAAGTTTCCGGCGGCTGAGGAAGTCATGCTCCGAGTATATGTTGATTATTATATCTTCGATATCAATTTTGGTTCTTAAGCCGTTAAGCATTGGTCCTTTATATATCGctctttctcatttttttttttttttgcttttaatATCTTCTTTCTTCTAACAAGCATGTGACCTTATACACAATGGTATTGATTTATTCGTGGCCAacctccaaaaaaaaaaaaaaagatagagaTGCTTTTACCAAAAAATTCTCATTCCCTAATTACATAAAATTTAAATAGTAGACCAAATATTGAAAATAAGTAACTTGTGATGCTATCATTTAGCCATGATCGTAACTAAAGAAAAGATGCAATGGTATTAAAGGATATCACGATGTTAATATACATGCAAAGGCGACAAATGATCTAATAACCATCACAAACAATATTGCAAAATGTTTGTCCATGCAACATCCTGAAAGTTAGGTATATCTCTTTAATCCTtattcttttccaagttgtcaaaatTAGCCAAAAATAGAAAATGGTGACAAgtgggtacgctgcgcgtacccatGGACGTGCCTTTGATGCGGATCCTACacggtatgttgggcgtaatggacccagactcaaaaccctatatgAGACATGAGCACTATAAAATGAATGTTATGCCCTCCATCCCAGCCACCATTTCATGAGAGTGAAACCTTAAAAGAGCTAAACCTTCTTTCTAAACTTGTGTGTgtatttgagcttgaaagtgtcaTTGTGTGCTTGTGAAGCAGAAGAGAAGACCTTAAAGAGGAAAGAttggagtccaagcttctagatctgaGCTAAACTGAGTGGGGAGCTTCTCagaaaggtaaaaagcttcaaactttaccacTCTTTTGTTATGAACATCATATAGGATCATTTTTAGGgattaagtcccaaaggtggagatttTTTGAGCAAAGGAACTCCATGGACCTTGATCTATCCCATTTTAATGTATCTtgtgttataaatccataaaaatccaatcttggacgttaagaTTAAGGGCTTAATAGGGAAAGAGGATATGTGTTTGAagtgattggtgacctttacagccatgcaaaggcttaaaggtttcgactttatggcttaagagacAGTAGAGTGCCTGGATCTGAGATATGAGCTTATGTCTTAATCTTTTCAgaccaaaaatcatgaaaatatgaaactgggacttacgctgggcgtaatcccagtacgcatcGTGTAGTGGGTCGAGTTCCCCGATTCTGGATGACCACGGAGTACGCCTCACGTACAgagctggtacgcgcagcgtacctccCTAcaattgactttcgttgacttgtaaggtttggtcaacatgtggacttttggaccattagagaggtaaaatggtcttttagccttccgGGAGAAcataggaagggattagtctagccttaaaagccgttattgatttgagataattactttatgtgattaggcgggggctaaGTGATTTTTTCGAGTTTGGGGATATCGAGCACGGGAGTTACTAGACAtcatatgaggtgagtcttctcactataccttacctagagtggtaattatgtgtaaCCGGAAGGTCTTACGTGCTATGAcgagtat encodes:
- the LOC111885183 gene encoding tropinone reductase homolog At5g06060, with translation MTSSAAGNFSGVIGNSRWSLAGMTALVTGGTRGIGYAVVEELAALGAEVHTCSRNESELNQRLQEWSDKGFKVTGSVCDLSSRPQREQFIEKVSSLFGGKLNILINNVGTNIVKPTLDYTAEEYSFLMSTNLESCYHMSQLAHPLLKASGAGNIVFISSVAGLVHASVGSIYSATKGAINQLTKNLACEWATDKIRTNCVAPWFTKTSLVEQYMQLVGPKEFEDAVASRTPLKRLAEANEVSSLVAFLCLPGASYITGQTIAIDGGFSVNAFA